TACCAAAAATCATATGAGCGACAGACCGACAGTTTCCGATATTTTCCGCCGGGCCTTAGAGATACGCGCGGCGAAGCCAAACGGTTCTTACAAGGAAGTCTCTGCCCAGATCGTCAGCGAGTTCAGCGGAAAACCGATGCCGGAAACGGCATATTTGACAATCCCGGAATATGACAATATAGCTCCGGAAGAGGACTGGACCGCAGGCTTGCCGATCGTGCTTCGGGGCATTCAGAACGATGACTGGAACGACGTGGCTCACGGCATCATCATCAGCCTCGAGCAAGTTGAGAACTACCCGAAGCAATCTGGCCGCGAAGACGATCCGACGAAAGACTGGCGGCACCGAAGCTCGCGCATTTCAGAAGCCGAGGATAAGGTGACCGAAAAATGGATGCCCGAAGACCTGATGGCGATGGCTAAACGGAACGTGAACGGTTAACGAGCAGATCCGCTCAATTCGAATCAATTTCAAGAACTGAAAGCCTGACCCCGGTTTTCAGTTCTTACTATTGGTGTCGTCCCTTCTCAGTTCGATACGCAGGCCGTCGGTTGCTTCGATGATCTCGCAATGCGGGTCGAACCTCGCGATCGCCTCGGCAAAAACCACATTGTCCCATTCTGGATAGAAATGCGTCAGCAACGCGCGTTTTGGTGCGGCCTTGCGGATCAGAAAGATCGCCTCAGCAAGTTCGAGGTGCTTTTCGATCGGTTTGTCCTTAAAGAACGAACACTCGAGGATGAGAAGATCGACATGGCGGGCGAGCGCCGCCAGCGGTTCGGCAAATCCGGTGTCCGAAGTAAAAACGAGAGACACATTGTCATCGTCCTGTATGTGGATCGCATGGCTTTCCGTTGTGTGCGGCGTTTTTGCCGCGACGGCCCTTACGCCGGTGACCATCTCGAATGGCTGCAGCGTTTCGACCTCGATGACGTCGATCGGGAATGGCTGCTCGAGCAAGCGATAACCATTCGCTTCGTCAAACCTCCTCAGCAATGCCTGCAAGCCGATCGGGCCGAAGATGCGCAGCGGCTTCGCCCGCGATCGGGTCTCGGGTGCGTGTTTGGTGCCGAAAAGAAACGGGGCGAGGCCGCCGACGTGATCCAGATGAAAATGTGAGATCCAGATCGCATCCAGCGATGCCCAGTCACATCCCTCAGCCGCCATCCGATGCAGCGAAGAGGGCGAGCAATCGAGGAGTATCGAACCGCCCGAGGTCTCGAGCCAATATGCCGAGCTGCTTCGTTTGAAATGCGGGACCGAAGTTCCCGAACCGAGCACTTGCAACTGCATCACTGAATCATAGCAGACCGCCGGGGTCGCCGGTCTTTTGAACGTCTCAGGGACTGCTGTAGAATTCAACCTTTATGCATCCGAAAACGCCCGAAGAAGTAGAGTTGGTCAAGAAACGCCGAATTCTGGAGCGTCTCAAAGACCGGCTGGCTGACCGGGAAGAAGAGGTGATCGATCTTCGAGGGGAACTCGAGCGCTTTGAGGCCCGGTACACGATCGAGGTCGGGCGGCTTTACGCCGAACAGGACGAGATCGACGCACAGATCGCCGAAGAAGAACTAAAGCTTGTGCCCGACGACGAAGAGATAAAGAAAAAGGTCGAAGAACTGCGTCGGCTGGCCGAAGAATCAGCTGCAAGAGCGAAAGCCGCTGCTGAAAAAGAAGCGGAATTCTGGGAACCGACTCCGGAAGCAAAAAAGGCCTATCATAATATCGCACGTGTCATTCACCCCGACCTTGCTCTCGATAGCGATGAAAAGGAAAGGCGTCATGGCCTTATGACCGAACTCAACCGGGCATATTCGTCCGGCGACCAACAGATGCTCGACAAATTGATGAGCGAATACCGCGTCAGCCCCGAGATGGTCACGGGCACATCGGTCGGCGACGAGCTTGTCCGGTGCATCCGTCAGATCGCACAGGTCCACAATCGATTGAAGGAGCTGACAAAGGAAGGTAAAGAGCACGAGGCTTCAGAATTGTTCGATCTGTTCAGAAAATGCGAGGCCGAGTTTGACGAGGGACGCGACCTTTTGAAACACATGGCCGAACGGGCAAAGACACATATTAGCAAGAGCCAAAGGCGTCTTGAGAACCTGCGAAACGTCACCGCGGCTCAAGAAGAACATGTGAAGAAAACCTACGGAATGGACATCACCGACTTTCGCGATGGCTAGACCGCGTGCCCTGCGGCGTGACCGGACGACCAGGCCCATTGAAAATTGTATCCGCCGAGCCAGCCGGTCACATCAACCACCTCTCCGATAAAATAAAGGCCGGGAACCTTTTTTGCTTCCATGGTTTGCGACGAAAGTTCATCAGTCGATATCCCGCCGAGCGTAACCTCGGCCTTATTCCAGCCCTCGGTCTCGCGAAATTTGACCTTCCAATCGTGAAGCGCTCCCGTGACCAGATCGATGTCCTTTTTGCTTAACTGGTCGATCGGCTTATTCGGCAGACGTCCTTCGGCAAAATTTTCGACGAACCGATGCGGCAAGATCTCAGAAAGGTAATTCACCAGCATCTTCCGGCTTCGGGCGCGCGAGCCTAGAGCGGCAGCGAGTTCGACGTCCGGCGCCAGATCGATCGCAACCGGCGTGTCAGGCCGCCAATAATTCGACGCCTGCAAAATTGCCGGGCCCGACATTCCGCGGTGCGTAAATAAGATGTTCTCGCGAAAACTGTGGCCGTCCGCAGTAACGTTCGTGTCGATCGATACGCCAGCGAGACCATCGATCTTGATCCCGGAAGCGAAAACAAGCGGGACAAGCGATGGTCGCGTCGGGACGACCTTTAGGCCGAACTGCTTCGCGATCTTGTAACCGAGGTCGGTCGCACCGATCTTTGGGAATGAAAGGCCGCCTGTCGCCATGACAAGGCTGCTGGCCACAAACGTTCCCTTCGAGGTTTCGACGAGGAATCCGCTGCCTTTGGCAACGGACATCACCGAACAATTCGTCTCGATCCGGACCTTTGCGCGCCGACATTCGTCGAGCAGCATT
The DNA window shown above is from Chloracidobacterium sp. and carries:
- a CDS encoding MBL fold metallo-hydrolase, with protein sequence MNSTAVPETFKRPATPAVCYDSVMQLQVLGSGTSVPHFKRSSSAYWLETSGGSILLDCSPSSLHRMAAEGCDWASLDAIWISHFHLDHVGGLAPFLFGTKHAPETRSRAKPLRIFGPIGLQALLRRFDEANGYRLLEQPFPIDVIEVETLQPFEMVTGVRAVAAKTPHTTESHAIHIQDDDNVSLVFTSDTGFAEPLAALARHVDLLILECSFFKDKPIEKHLELAEAIFLIRKAAPKRALLTHFYPEWDNVVFAEAIARFDPHCEIIEATDGLRIELRRDDTNSKN
- a CDS encoding NAD(P)/FAD-dependent oxidoreductase — its product is MKFDAMIIGGGAAGLFCAIEAGKRGRRVLVIEHNAEAGRKIIISGGGRCNFTNLNTRPENFLSNNPHFAKSALARFTPQDFIDLVKKHHIAFYEKKLGQLFCRERSHQIVEMLLDECRRAKVRIETNCSVMSVAKGSGFLVETSKGTFVASSLVMATGGLSFPKIGATDLGYKIAKQFGLKVVPTRPSLVPLVFASGIKIDGLAGVSIDTNVTADGHSFRENILFTHRGMSGPAILQASNYWRPDTPVAIDLAPDVELAAALGSRARSRKMLVNYLSEILPHRFVENFAEGRLPNKPIDQLSKKDIDLVTGALHDWKVKFRETEGWNKAEVTLGGISTDELSSQTMEAKKVPGLYFIGEVVDVTGWLGGYNFQWAWSSGHAAGHAV